The DNA region ttctcaatTCCTCTGAAGGTATTCTCGATAGATGTCCTGAAGAACTCGTTATATTGAGGATAGTTGCCTTGTTATTTATCAAAGGTAGAATTGCTTCGGTAAAATTTACTAAAGCGAAAAAGTTTACGTGTAAAGTTTGTTCTGCTTGATAGATCTTCGGTTCCTTTGAATCTTTTAGGAACAATATACCAGCATTGTTTATCAACAAGTCAATCTTTTTGTTTTGTGAACGAAAATAAGAACAGAATTTGGCGACGCTTTTATCGTCTGTTACATCAAGCTGGTGGTATTCAGGATTGTAACCTAAATTCTTTAAGTCTTCACAGGCTGCCTTGCCTCGTTTTTCGTCTCGAGATGTCAAATACACTGTCCCTTGGAATTTTTCACATAGGCCTTTGACTATGGCGAAACCGAGACCTTTATTAGCTCCAGTAACTACTGCTGTTTCAGccattttaaagttattttatttgttttaagtaCTTATGTGTACGCGTATTTAACTCATATAATAGCAGACGAGGTCAATCTTTATCTTATGCACACAGCTTCTCTGTACTACAAGTATCATTAATTGGTCGGTGTTCTGTACGGACTTATAAATAACAAAACGTTATTGTCTGCATACGACGCGACGTAGGCTTCGAATTTGATAATTTACTCTCCCTGGCCCGCAGGAGGTAcaatttttacttgaaataaattacgttatattacaaagtaagtatattactagctgatgcccgcgacttcgttcgcgtggatttaggtttttaaaaatcccttggtcttggtctttgattttccgggataaaaagtagcctaggtatgtccatcaggtctttaactatagccatgcaaaaaaatcacgttgatccgttgctctgttgcgacgacgtgattgaaggacaaatcaataaaccaacaaacaaacacactttcgcatttatatgggtAGGGATAATTAAtacgattattatttattgggcAGGAAATAGACAGGCATATGTTTGTTAGATTacatagatcatcatcatcatcaacaacaacccatcgcttctcagaatgagaagggtctaactacgctggccaagcgtggattggcagacttcacacatttgtgaacattatggaggcatgcaggtttcctcacgatgttcttcatcatcgttaaagcaagtgatatatacaGGCTATGGCAAaagtaaaacgcacataactccgaaaagtagatgtgcgtgcctgggatcgaaccccgagtccccgaataggaggccgagcGACATCTTAACACAAAACACCTCGTCAAACtatgtaggtacgcgacaggtcgagatggcaatcggggagggagcaccccgcacacccgagctaacccagtgcgtgcaagcgcgggtgacatgcgggtgtgcggggtgtccccccgcctcataccccgattgctatctcgacctgtcgcggaatatacGGTCTATGTAGAGTAGATAGGAATCTGGAGTTGTACCAAACCAATGACtttaatacctactattttcttcttctgaagaagaaaataataatagtagtaAATAGTAATAGTAGTAGTATACTTATAAAAAGTCATTATAGaactttaattacctacctataattaaataattatttaaaaataactttaggcacacaaatctatttctattttaaaccttttttgtaataaaaatttaagaaaataacCACAGACCACCACAGACGAGCCACCCAAGTTAGGTTTACTTTACGTGTGCTCTACGTTGATAACAGTCTACATTATCTCTGGTTTGATTAAGGCCGAAAGCACACTATTGTTTTACATTGTAAACTAGAACTGGCAGCTGGTCAATAAAATTCATTCATTCCACTTCATGATTCattgatttcatttcatatcattATCAGCTGAGTTTGTATTGAGTGTGGCCTGCCCGGTGGCTTGTTTGTTTACATTACAAGAACGTTCTAGACGTTATACCTACATTTCTACTGACCTTAAAGTCAAACAAGGAACGATCTTAATGTTGTCTCATTTACATATTgctgttaagtattaagtacgAACTTTATTTTGTCTAATCACATAGTGctgttaattattacttaataccTAACCTAGGTATCCAAGAAGTGtaaaatagaaacaaaaatgACGTCGTTGTGGCCGACTACAAAACCCCTATTTGGAGACGAAGTTGTTTTACGTTCTATCGATTGGCTGGAAAATTTCCCATGGAGGAACgaaacaacaataaaaaaagaaaaggataaaTACCAGATATGTTTGCAAGCGAAGGATTTCTCTCCGGAAGAGATTACTGTGAAAACTGTGGATGGGTTTATCATAGTGGAGGGGAAACATGAGGAGAAAAAGGATGAGGATGGGTATATTTCTCGGCATTTTGTGAGGAGGTACGCTTTGCCGGAGGGTTGTCGACCGGAGTCGGTGGAATCCAGACTGTCGTCGGATGGGATTCTTACTATCACGGCCCCTAGAAAACCGGTCTCCCGTCGGGACACCGTCATTCCTGTTTCACATGAGTCCAATGCCAAATCCAAATTGTAAAATTGGTAGTTCAATCACTATTTTAACacgttatttttatacaatacttTTTAATACTTAACTAAATTTATTAAACTTCGATTGATTTTGTATAACAACAAGCAAATAAGTGGGGTActaataactaagtaggtaggtatattttattatagttgTAGTAAGTAAGTAGCTGTAGGTATAGGTGATTTTTATGTAAAACGCAGCTATCGGTTATGTATATCTTATatcgtaggtatataatatagtctGTTAAAAACATTTTCCCTTGTAAAtagctacttactggcaccgattccgttgtctttacCTAACATTTTTTATGGTTAGATGTGTAATTGGGTAGTACCTAGGCTGTGTTTATGATTGTACCTATCTGGTACAATCATAAAGGTACAGTtatgcctacctacctaggtacaggACATGTACAGGGGTTAAAAATAAgatctgtaaataaaatataaggtaGCCTTGTATTTACTATCTCTTGATAGTTTTCGTTTGGTGAATAAAGATGTAATTGTTCCTATTTTCCCTTTCGGGATGCTTCAAAGATGAATTTTCAAATGGTTTTATCAatgatttttattgaataaaaacgaaataaaaaaGGTTTCTTTTTATGTTGTTATTTATACTAACATAGTATTAAGCGTACTAACCGTGGGGGAACGTGtggcctacctacctattgtctgcgacaggtcgagatagcaatcggggtatgaggcggagggacaccctgcacacccgcgctggcgcgcaccgggttagcgcggggctgtgggGGGCggtctctccccgattgccacctcaacctgtcgcgtactatagtaacACAGTTTTATTATAGATCGTAAAACAGCTGTGCGTGTGTAGTAGTGACagcgcatacctacctatcagtcGATCACACTAGATTGCATAACAGCTGTAATCGATGCTGCATCGCATCTGTATCGATGCAGTATCGCATAGGTATCGATGTTGTATCGCATATTATAGTAGCGATGctattatttacttactgttACGTGGGCGtgaaagaccggcaacgcattggcggctcctctggtgctgcaaatgttcatgggcggcggtaatcacttcagCATCagttgacccgcctgctcgtttgctcgctatttttacccgactgcgacCAAGCCCAAAGGAGGTTTGAcctgtttgtatgtatgtaggtataagtatatgtccgttcctatgtccgcttgtaattattattaaaaaagaaggTACCTATATGACCAGCGGCAGTATCGCGAACGTATCGTTATCTTTTTGTGACGGTATCGATATCGAATCGCAAAAAGTCACCGTGGGCGACCTTCGTCTCTTTGTTGCAGCGTGTCGTGTCGTCAATACGTCAatagcaatatatttttgaTTGGCGTCTTTCGCAcgtcatcatcattcatcatcatcatgatcaacccagcgccggctcactacagagcacgggtctcctctcagaatgattaCTTtccatagactaccacgctgctggccaagtgcggaatggcagacttcaaacgtctttgagaactttatggagaactctctggcacgcaggtttcctcacgatgttttccttcaccgttaaagcaagtcttatttaattacttaaagcgcacataactctaaaaagttagaggtgcgtgcccgggatcgaatccccgaacGCCGATAGGAGGTGGACATCttacccactaggctatcacagctttttttcgCACGTATACGAAGCTTTTAAGCGTGTAGGTCTACTCTATGCTCATAGAGATGCGCTCGAGTGACAAAAGACGCGCTTTACAAAAACTACTGCGTATATTATACTACTAGATAAGTTTCtgtgtattgcgtgtaagtacgatccaacacacctagtttctcctttcaccaaagattgcctggtagagattgctctgaccaataaggccgcctttgcatacaattgtttgttagttttttgttttttgtcatgtttattttaaatattttgtttgcaataaagtatttctatctatctatctatttaccTATGAATCTatctacgtaggtaggtacaaacgcgcaaaaatcacaatattataaattcgtgtgtgtctgtctgtctgtctgtctgctagcttttcacggcccaaccgttcaaccgattttgatgaaatttggtacagtgttaggttatatcccggggatggacataggctattttttattccggaaaattaaagagttcccacggtattttaaaaaacgcaagtccacgcggacgtagtcgcgggcatcatctaatgaCTTATATGATATGAAATTGCAGACCGTATAATTGAGTGCACCgctgccgccgccgcgccgcccgatACGTCAATGATTAATGGGAATGGGGTTCTCAAGACATCTTCTTGTATTTCTATctacttataattttattgatgaactacctatgtaataatcaataaaaattgaagtgtctgatTGTGAGTTTGATTTTATTTGCCGATTTGTGCGGGTTAATCTTTGAAACTGTTCGCCGGGCAGATATTatgttagtactattat from Maniola hyperantus chromosome 23, iAphHyp1.2, whole genome shotgun sequence includes:
- the LOC117993168 gene encoding carbonyl reductase [NADPH] 3-like, with the translated sequence MAETAVVTGANKGLGFAIVKGLCEKFQGTVYLTSRDEKRGKAACEDLKNLGYNPEYHQLDVTDDKSVAKFCSYFRSQNKKIDLLINNAGILFLKDSKEPKIYQAEQTLHVNFFALVNFTEAILPLINNKATILNITSSSGHLSRIPSEELRKKINDPNLNLEELRVFMKNYVEAVKLNREVADGWGDSPYVVSKIGVNAYTFLLNRRLADKGILVNCFHPGYVMSDMTRGAGSVTPEQAAEVALKAALQPPGGGLYVWHNGVVVPWDGPDPRGYIDGKSG